From Tachypleus tridentatus isolate NWPU-2018 chromosome 8, ASM421037v1, whole genome shotgun sequence, a single genomic window includes:
- the LOC143223531 gene encoding cuticle protein 10.9-like, which yields MFKAVVFLTVVAGAFGGYISAPYGYHPDPYYAAPEPYNFGFQTADEFGTQLSRQETGDGSGAVTGSYGYADANGIWRQVRYVADGAGFRAEVDTNEPGTDNQNPADVIVSANPAPVVYKHAPVVKHVVPAAHLYAPYAHPVVKAVKLH from the exons GCTGTTGTTTTCCTTACTGTCGTAGCTGGAGCATTCGGTGGCTACATTTCTGCTCCGTATGGATACCACCCCGATCCTTATTAC GCTGCTCCTGAGCCCTATAATTTCGGCTTCCAAACCGCTGATGAGTTTGGTACTCAACTGAGCCGCCAGGAGACCGGAGATGGTAGCGGTGCTGTCACTGGAAGCTATGGTTATGCTGACGCTAATGGTATCTGGCGTCAAGTGAGATACGTTGCTGATGGCGCTGGTTTCCGTGCCGAAGTTGACACTAACGAGCCTGGAACTGATAATCAAAACCCTGCTGACGTTATCGTCTCTGCCAATCCTGCCCCTGTCGTCTACAAACATGCTCCTGTTGTCAAGCACGTGGTTCCTGCTGCACACCTCTACGCTCCTTATGCTCACCCAGTTGTAAAAGCCGTCAAATTACACTAA